The Cherax quadricarinatus isolate ZL_2023a chromosome 20, ASM3850222v1, whole genome shotgun sequence genomic interval ccacaaatgatgacaaaggcatagatgcaatacggataagtgcttcaagaatggcatacaattcagcagtaaagatactagccgaagatagtaaatgccctcatacgacgctgtccggaaacactgctgcgaatcctacgccgtcagaagacttagagccatctgtgtacactgcaatggcatgagaatgagagtggaagtggtcaagaaaaagagagtgggaagctaccgtagacagttggactttcaagcaagggagtgagaaagaacagactcgaacagctggaacttcccaggggggttggcttagtgcttctttttgattataataataataattcccaggggggtagggaaaagtgagatgttacatgaacatagaaaggtggaaatttaagagaagacaagagcgaatgtaggcgaagagagaagggacggagcccAGAACCATTAGAATTCATTGTGTTCATCTAAAATGCAAGTAAATTCGAACAAAAATACGACCAACGAATCCTGAACACGCTGACATTCTGAGTTCAAATACCCAGTAAAATAATTAACAAATATACTCTCTTAAGAAATGAACCTTCCATCTTTGCTACTAAAACTGTAAATAAACTAGACAgcttctaaaccatttattcaaataTAACAATCAAAATCTATGGTAAAATTGCTTAACAGTAATGTAGGCAATCAGGTTGAAGTAAACTtggtcatttaaaaaaaaaaaactacatagTGAACATAACTTATTACAATGCATTTAAACAAATATACTGAAACAAAAGTAATTACATATTCAAATGAGCCAGAGTTTTGCTAATGCACAAAAGTGAGAGATACCACCTACAAGTCAATATCTAAGTAACCTTCACACTGTATCatcaaaaatattttatataataccAGGCAATGAAATATACTTGATCACTGTACACTGATTAGTTGTACTTGTCCTACTATTTCATTTTTCATGTGAAACCATGTGTTACAAGTAggagacagataaaaaaaaatggaatgcaAGCTTTCATTCCAGCAATAATATTAGTAATTTGAAAAGCACACAGATGAGATGCAAATCACTCTATAAAAAATGCATAGGTTAGTCTAGCTAGCAAAGCTACAATGTCTATATTCATAAATGAAATAGATGGATATGGTACTAGTACTGTATATGATATCTGAAAAATTAGTAGGCAAGATCTATTGTACACACAAAAATAAGTTTAATAAAATGTGTAAAACTTATGTCTATATAAATATTTCCTTACATAAAAACTATATTATATACTCTGCCATGGGTTCTATCCACACCTGTTCTGTGATTATTTACTGTACAATACTTTAAAATAATATTCAAGATAAAAGAGTTTATCAATGTAATTTACTATACAATTACAATAATACGTAAGAAAAATTTATAAACTTACAAGATATTTGGCTTTCCTGCAGCCATTGCCCAAGTGGCAGGGCCCAGCTTGGCACCGCGTCGCAGGAAGCACTGCACGGCTGCGGCATTGCGGGCACTAATTGCACGGTCAAGGGGTCTCATGCCATTGATATCCACATGCTCTATTAGTGATCCTCTATCAAGTAGAAACTGTACCACAATGGGATCACCCTGATAGGCAGCAAGATCAAGTGGTGTACGGCCAGACTTGTCTGCATGATTCAAGTCTGCACTACAGTCAGCTAGATATTGGACGGCATGAACATGGCCACGTAGGCAAGCCCAGCCCAATGGAGAGAGGCCTTCTCTGTCTGTTCGAGCTATGGAGGCACCACGTGAGATTAACAATTCCATAAGCCCCAGATGTCCTTCAGCAGCAGCTACCATGAGGGGAGTCCGGCCAGCAGCATCTGGGCTCTCTACAGCAACACCTTGGCTCAGGAGCAATTTAGCCACCTCGTAGTGACCATTGCGCACAGCACAGGTGAGCGGTGAAGCACCACGTGAGTTGACTTTGGTTATACATGCTCCAGCCCTAAGTAAGGCTGCTACCATTGCTGTGTGTCCTGCACCAGCAGCAACTGTGAGAGCTGTTTCTCCAGTCACATTGtcttcaccatcaacactaacttCTGCCATATCTAAAAGGAACTCTACAACCTGAAAATTATAAATTATGAAACTGGACAATATTTATAAAATAATTATTGAAAACAAAAAGTATTTGTTACTTAAGTAATTGCTACTTATTCTGCACTAGTTTTTGGAATGATTATTTTTAAATGATGAATGTGCAGTACAGTATTTAGTTTATTATATACAAAAACTGGCCAGAATATAGATAAGATATTTATTGGCTTACATTGCTGTGTCCActggaagcagcagcaacaagggcCTGGTGGGACTGATTCCGCAACAGATCATTTGGTCCAGGCCAATCACAGGATAGTAGGTAACCAACCACATTGAGGTGACCGGCAGCAGCTGCTTGGACCATTGGGGTGTGATTTTGTCGGTCTTTTGATGTGAGTGAAGCTCCAGCCTGAACCAAGAGTCTCACTACATCACAATGACCTTGTGCAGATACCAGACCCAATGCTGTTACACCTTCACTATTTGTCTGATTTACATCTGCACCAAACTCGATGAGAAGTGCTACCATCTCTGTGTGACCTTGATGAGCACATACTCCTAAGATGGGAGAGTTGTGCAGATGTTCACTTGGGTAGTCTGGTGAAGCACCCGCAAGGAGCAACAGTCTTGAAACCTGGAAAAAATGTATTGATGTTGATGCCAACTATTTAAACCTGTATGTTTTCATTTTAATAACTGATTCAATATGACAGACTACTTATGATGACTCCaattaattcaattaatccaATTAATCATAGATAAAATAAACTACGTATATTCTTATTTCATTAATAATGAGCACtctgttgtgtagtgttaatttTTTTGTATAaactatatacagtggtacctcgggatacgaacttaattcgtcccagaaggctgttcgagtgccaataccgaatgaatttgttcccataaggaataatgtaaactaGATTAAtcagtttcagacacccaaaaataaacttacaaagcacttacataaatacacttacataattgttcgagttctGAGTtgttcatatcccgaggtaccactgtactgttcTATACACCAGTACTCATAAATTTCGTACACTACCTTGGTATTAGGACTGTAGAGATTTCTGGTGCATGCGAGTGCCTGCGATACGTTATGTGAAGACTGTGCAAGCCACAGTGCCTGCAGATCACGGGGTGATAGAGGAAGAGCTCGTGCCATGTTTTTGTAGACATGTGCTTTCAGTATGTGGTGGCCTAATTCTAAAGAAGCTTCGGGATCCAATGGCCACTCAAGACGAGACATGCGAAGAGCCAAGTTAGCATGACCAGCTCTTGTGTCGCAAACAAATTTAGCAGATTCTCCTTCAACACGTCTTGCTAACCATTCACGAAGTGCTGGATGGAACAGCATGTATGTGTCATCTAGTCGTTTCACCAAGAAAGAATTAAGTACTTTGAAACAGTTGAGAAATTCCTCCCAGGACAGGAACTTGTAGAGGAGTCCAGCATTAACAGAATGATAAATTTCTGGGAGTGTAAGTGGGTTAAGTGATGCTAAAACCACATTCAGAATAGGCTGAACCTTTTCAAAGCTTCTAACACTGGGGAATCGAAGATTAAACAAGAGAAGAAAAATTTCATTTAGAGACTGTGGGAGAACCTTAAATGAACCAGATTTCATGACAAGATGGCCTCTTTCTACTAAGTCTAAGATGAGCTTGATGTACAACATTGAGCCTTTACTCTGTGAGGCCACATACTGGGTAAAGCGGTGCTGAGAGGAGCCTCCTTCTATCTTCCCCTGTGTGACTGTAATATTTGATCTTATAGTAGGAGAATGCATACAACGAAAACCTACGTAATCACAGAGATCACGGGCAGCAAGATCAGCAGCAGGGTCAGCACGCTGATCTGGATCAAGCGAGATTTGATGGAAAGGCAGAAGGCGTGTCAGGTCAACTAACTGTGTTCGAACACTAACTACCAATTTGATGAAAGAAGGTAATTTAACAGCATGACGGGCAAGGAATGAAGCGAGTGTATCCGCATGGTCTGGACGATGGTACTCAGCCTCACATATGCCATCTACCACAATTATGAGTGGATCTGCCCCAACTTTACCTAGGCGTCGAAGATTATGGAGGGGCTCTAGGATACCTTTCACCAGTGCTGTTGATGGATCGCTCACACAAGCCGGCAATGCCAACAGTCCTTGTGTCTGAGGCTCGGCCAATAACAGGTCGCGGTAGGCATGAAGCTGTGGCGCCTGGCAGAGTTGAGCAGCAATGGAGTGAACAAAGTCAGGAACAAGACAAGTTACTGAATTTTCAGCTTGGCAGAAATGATAAGCAACAACTCTAGATGCCAACGACTTGACACCTTCTGGTATCAAACTCATACGGCCATACAATGATCCACCATTTTTACTGTATGGCTctgaaaaataaaaacaaaaaattatTCATTTTAATTAAATATTCTGCATTCAATTTATGAAAAGATAATTCTTTCTACTGGTAATGTTACTTTTAAAATATCTAGACACATACagtacagcctttcctcacttaacgacggagttccgttcctaaggccACATCGGTAAActaatttgtcgctaagtgaggaatatactataatggtagcaggtttgtgtcaaccatgtttgattttgttttaatgtcacctttccaccatttgtaacatttctggcatattttttaatgtttatacagtggtgtattgtatattgtattaaacagaatggaggaaatcagctctaatatacattatttaggtatgcatactggtcagagagcccattgtaagactgaggtgtcggtaaacgagtatgtcactaagtgagtaaaggctgtacaggtctccctcaacattcgcatttTCAACTTTCgcaggcttcacacattcgcgaattcccaaccaccaaattcccagctgccaaaCCATATTTAAGTTTCCGCCACcggcgagtccctactaccctccctccgacctccacaactggcagccagccctcccaccactcagtgtggtgagttttgtttgttcattatttgctattaaactacagtataaataatgtcaacccattcatgactaaatgttagaatggctattcggacaggtattggacggtgacatcatatgtttactcttgaacatggcaaagaatcaaacatttctgctactgctaataataataataataatacaatagaaTTGAAGGAAATTGTATAAAAAtatgagggttgaagcagtggtggaagaagtggttgaggcatcatcagtcagtgtggctttgtttatgctggagtgagcattagtctccacgcccttccaaacatttcacaataattcattgagcatgactggagtggtagaggaattgatagaggcagtggttgaagcagcagttgaggcagtggttgaggcagtggtatttaataagatctttctttctttcaacacaccgtccatatcccaccaaggcagggtggcccaaaaagaaaaacaaaagtttctctttttaaatttaataatttatacaggagaaggggttactagccccttgctcccggcattttagtcgcctcttacaacactcatggcttatagaggaagaattctgttccacttccccatggagataagaggaaataaacaagaacaagaactagaaataaaatagaa includes:
- the rols gene encoding protein TANC2 isoform X2, giving the protein MPFDKGKKRKLIDQCGHERCYSCLFKSETCPICALQAPPKKLQHSQSRSSLSPPAPGGTGRSKLLTNGTFTSYFKGVGDPGLPPERPSPSRSVSPRRNTHVSQAHTLSPLYASSSPIGVTHGTFTPSQNFICSPVGGSGRETSYGTPPTISRLTPLPAPPKSVGGTPASARRRGGVSPRGPPLSPWSRRVPRPNTVNVDSSQHLTALLSSADKKSSKNISLARRIKSLWSIDDECDGDTEATSGGSGEAAEAKDGEDLYMRLGLLLGEGATPPTSASRPPRAASSHTSFSSLSASSEVNTTASNNTSPVSTLNGSSEAELRLPGGRDPSVESMNSFISHGAVSSNASASPTTTPRRHSVTTSQPGQVEELSLFGRRRSSVRRSARNAHVKGPIDPKVRFASYRGAQLSLRPLFFEVPQQDPDPLFVGRAWLYREIEAHLTAEAPTNRGVIIIGSVGAGKTAAILQLVEYSCFGRKRDESIYQEPYSKNGGSLYGRMSLIPEGVKSLASRVVAYHFCQAENSVTCLVPDFVHSIAAQLCQAPQLHAYRDLLLAEPQTQGLLALPACVSDPSTALVKGILEPLHNLRRLGKVGADPLIIVVDGICEAEYHRPDHADTLASFLARHAVKLPSFIKLVVSVRTQLVDLTRLLPFHQISLDPDQRADPAADLAARDLCDYVGFRCMHSPTIRSNITVTQGKIEGGSSQHRFTQYVASQSKGSMLYIKLILDLVERGHLVMKSGSFKVLPQSLNEIFLLLFNLRFPSVRSFEKVQPILNVVLASLNPLTLPEIYHSVNAGLLYKFLSWEEFLNCFKVLNSFLVKRLDDTYMLFHPALREWLARRVEGESAKFVCDTRAGHANLALRMSRLEWPLDPEASLELGHHILKAHVYKNMARALPLSPRDLQALWLAQSSHNVSQALACTRNLYSPNTKVSRLLLLAGASPDYPSEHLHNSPILGVCAHQGHTEMVALLIEFGADVNQTNSEGVTALGLVSAQGHCDVVRLLVQAGASLTSKDRQNHTPMVQAAAAGHLNVVGYLLSCDWPGPNDLLRNQSHQALVAAASSGHSNVVEFLLDMAEVSVDGEDNVTGETALTVAAGAGHTAMVAALLRAGACITKVNSRGASPLTCAVRNGHYEVAKLLLSQGVAVESPDAAGRTPLMVAAAEGHLGLMELLISRGASIARTDREGLSPLGWACLRGHVHAVQYLADCSADLNHADKSGRTPLDLAAYQGDPIVVQFLLDRGSLIEHVDINGMRPLDRAISARNAAAVQCFLRRGAKLGPATWAMAAGKPNILVMLLNKLQEDGVALCRKGRLKEAAHRFSYALRKLPTGDQGEHTATFTHLRLHLTLNLSRCKRKMNEVEEAIQLADAALAIKKDSYEAFYARARAKREAKHLQEALEDVNEAVRLAPQTRDVRRVLIKIRDEMQSEIDTCASTDLAQLRQLAASVDTLSEADLPMTSSILSESGYSSNI
- the rols gene encoding protein TANC2 isoform X5 translates to MDIYAKLREGGICPNCRMPFDKGKKRKLIDQCGHERCYSCLFKSETCPICALQAPPKKLQHSQSRSSLSPPAPGGTGRSKLLTNGTFTSYFKGVGDPGLPPERPSPSRSVSPRRNTHVSQAHTLSPLYASSSPIGVTHGTFTPSQNFICSPVGGSGRETSYGTPPTISRLTPLPAPPKSVGGTPASARRRGGVSPRGPPLSPWSRRVPRPNTVNVDSSQHLTDDECDGDTEATSGGSGEAAEAKDGEDLYMRLGLLLGEGATPPTSASRPPRAASSHTSFSSLSASSEVNTTASNNTSPVSTLNGSSEAELRLPGGRDPSVESMNSFISHGAVSSNASASPTTTPRRHSVTMRFASYRGAQLSLRPLFFEVPQQDPDPLFVGRAWLYREIEAHLTAEAPTNRGVIIIGSVGAGKTAAILQLVEYSCFGRKRDESIYQEPYSKNGGSLYGRMSLIPEGVKSLASRVVAYHFCQAENSVTCLVPDFVHSIAAQLCQAPQLHAYRDLLLAEPQTQGLLALPACVSDPSTALVKGILEPLHNLRRLGKVGADPLIIVVDGICEAEYHRPDHADTLASFLARHAVKLPSFIKLVVSVRTQLVDLTRLLPFHQISLDPDQRADPAADLAARDLCDYVGFRCMHSPTIRSNITVTQGKIEGGSSQHRFTQYVASQSKGSMLYIKLILDLVERGHLVMKSGSFKVLPQSLNEIFLLLFNLRFPSVRSFEKVQPILNVVLASLNPLTLPEIYHSVNAGLLYKFLSWEEFLNCFKVLNSFLVKRLDDTYMLFHPALREWLARRVEGESAKFVCDTRAGHANLALRMSRLEWPLDPEASLELGHHILKAHVYKNMARALPLSPRDLQALWLAQSSHNVSQALACTRNLYSPNTKVSRLLLLAGASPDYPSEHLHNSPILGVCAHQGHTEMVALLIEFGADVNQTNSEGVTALGLVSAQGHCDVVRLLVQAGASLTSKDRQNHTPMVQAAAAGHLNVVGYLLSCDWPGPNDLLRNQSHQALVAAASSGHSNVVEFLLDMAEVSVDGEDNVTGETALTVAAGAGHTAMVAALLRAGACITKVNSRGASPLTCAVRNGHYEVAKLLLSQGVAVESPDAAGRTPLMVAAAEGHLGLMELLISRGASIARTDREGLSPLGWACLRGHVHAVQYLADCSADLNHADKSGRTPLDLAAYQGDPIVVQFLLDRGSLIEHVDINGMRPLDRAISARNAAAVQCFLRRGAKLGPATWAMAAGKPNILVMLLNKLQEDGVALCRKGRLKEAAHRFSYALRKLPTGDQGEHTATFTHLRLHLTLNLSRCKRKMNEVEEAIQLADAALAIKKDSYEAFYARARAKREAKHLQEALEDVNEAVRLAPQTRDVRRVLIKIRDEMQSEIDTCASTDLAQLRQLAASVDTLSEADLPMTSSILSESGYSSNI
- the rols gene encoding protein TANC2 isoform X8, whose amino-acid sequence is MDIYAKLREGGICPNCRMPFDKGKKRKLIDQCGHERCYSCLFKSETCPICALQAPPKKLQHSQSRSSLSPPAPGGTGRSKLLTNALLSSADKKSSKNISLARRIKSLWSIDDECDGDTEATSGGSGEAAEAKDGEDLYMRLGLLLGEGATPPTSASRPPRAASSHTSFSSLSASSEVNTTASNNTSPVSTLNGSSEAELRLPGGRDPSVESMNSFISHGAVSSNASASPTTTPRRHSVTTSQPGQVEELSLFGRRRSSVRRSARNAHVKGPIDPKVRFASYRGAQLSLRPLFFEVPQQDPDPLFVGRAWLYREIEAHLTAEAPTNRGVIIIGSVGAGKTAAILQLVEYSCFGRKRDESIYQEPYSKNGGSLYGRMSLIPEGVKSLASRVVAYHFCQAENSVTCLVPDFVHSIAAQLCQAPQLHAYRDLLLAEPQTQGLLALPACVSDPSTALVKGILEPLHNLRRLGKVGADPLIIVVDGICEAEYHRPDHADTLASFLARHAVKLPSFIKLVVSVRTQLVDLTRLLPFHQISLDPDQRADPAADLAARDLCDYVGFRCMHSPTIRSNITVTQGKIEGGSSQHRFTQYVASQSKGSMLYIKLILDLVERGHLVMKSGSFKVLPQSLNEIFLLLFNLRFPSVRSFEKVQPILNVVLASLNPLTLPEIYHSVNAGLLYKFLSWEEFLNCFKVLNSFLVKRLDDTYMLFHPALREWLARRVEGESAKFVCDTRAGHANLALRMSRLEWPLDPEASLELGHHILKAHVYKNMARALPLSPRDLQALWLAQSSHNVSQALACTRNLYSPNTKVSRLLLLAGASPDYPSEHLHNSPILGVCAHQGHTEMVALLIEFGADVNQTNSEGVTALGLVSAQGHCDVVRLLVQAGASLTSKDRQNHTPMVQAAAAGHLNVVGYLLSCDWPGPNDLLRNQSHQALVAAASSGHSNVVEFLLDMAEVSVDGEDNVTGETALTVAAGAGHTAMVAALLRAGACITKVNSRGASPLTCAVRNGHYEVAKLLLSQGVAVESPDAAGRTPLMVAAAEGHLGLMELLISRGASIARTDREGLSPLGWACLRGHVHAVQYLADCSADLNHADKSGRTPLDLAAYQGDPIVVQFLLDRGSLIEHVDINGMRPLDRAISARNAAAVQCFLRRGAKLGPATWAMAAGKPNILVMLLNKLQEDGVALCRKGRLKEAAHRFSYALRKLPTGDQGEHTATFTHLRLHLTLNLSRCKRKMNEVEEAIQLADAALAIKKDSYEAFYARARAKREAKHLQEALEDVNEAVRLAPQTRDVRRVLIKIRDEMQSEIDTCASTDLAQLRQLAASVDTLSEADLPMTSSILSESGYSSNI
- the rols gene encoding protein TANC2 isoform X9 encodes the protein MDIYAKLREGGICPNCRMPFDKGKKRKLIDQCGHERCYSCLFKSETCPICALQAPPKKLQHSQSRSSLSPPAPGGTGRSKLLTNDDECDGDTEATSGGSGEAAEAKDGEDLYMRLGLLLGEGATPPTSASRPPRAASSHTSFSSLSASSEVNTTASNNTSPVSTLNGSSEAELRLPGGRDPSVESMNSFISHGAVSSNASASPTTTPRRHSVTTSQPGQVEELSLFGRRRSSVRRSARNAHVKGPIDPKVRFASYRGAQLSLRPLFFEVPQQDPDPLFVGRAWLYREIEAHLTAEAPTNRGVIIIGSVGAGKTAAILQLVEYSCFGRKRDESIYQEPYSKNGGSLYGRMSLIPEGVKSLASRVVAYHFCQAENSVTCLVPDFVHSIAAQLCQAPQLHAYRDLLLAEPQTQGLLALPACVSDPSTALVKGILEPLHNLRRLGKVGADPLIIVVDGICEAEYHRPDHADTLASFLARHAVKLPSFIKLVVSVRTQLVDLTRLLPFHQISLDPDQRADPAADLAARDLCDYVGFRCMHSPTIRSNITVTQGKIEGGSSQHRFTQYVASQSKGSMLYIKLILDLVERGHLVMKSGSFKVLPQSLNEIFLLLFNLRFPSVRSFEKVQPILNVVLASLNPLTLPEIYHSVNAGLLYKFLSWEEFLNCFKVLNSFLVKRLDDTYMLFHPALREWLARRVEGESAKFVCDTRAGHANLALRMSRLEWPLDPEASLELGHHILKAHVYKNMARALPLSPRDLQALWLAQSSHNVSQALACTRNLYSPNTKVSRLLLLAGASPDYPSEHLHNSPILGVCAHQGHTEMVALLIEFGADVNQTNSEGVTALGLVSAQGHCDVVRLLVQAGASLTSKDRQNHTPMVQAAAAGHLNVVGYLLSCDWPGPNDLLRNQSHQALVAAASSGHSNVVEFLLDMAEVSVDGEDNVTGETALTVAAGAGHTAMVAALLRAGACITKVNSRGASPLTCAVRNGHYEVAKLLLSQGVAVESPDAAGRTPLMVAAAEGHLGLMELLISRGASIARTDREGLSPLGWACLRGHVHAVQYLADCSADLNHADKSGRTPLDLAAYQGDPIVVQFLLDRGSLIEHVDINGMRPLDRAISARNAAAVQCFLRRGAKLGPATWAMAAGKPNILVMLLNKLQEDGVALCRKGRLKEAAHRFSYALRKLPTGDQGEHTATFTHLRLHLTLNLSRCKRKMNEVEEAIQLADAALAIKKDSYEAFYARARAKREAKHLQEALEDVNEAVRLAPQTRDVRRVLIKIRDEMQSEIDTCASTDLAQLRQLAASVDTLSEADLPMTSSILSESGYSSNI
- the rols gene encoding protein TANC2 isoform X3, with amino-acid sequence MDIYAKLREGGICPNCRMPFDKGKKRKLIDQCGHERCYSCLFKSETCPICALQAPPKKLQHSQSRSSLSPPAPGGTGRSKLLTNGTFTSYFKGVGDPGLPPERPSPSRSVSPRRNTHVSQAHTLSPLYASSSPIGVTHGTFTPSQNFICSPVGGSGRETSYGTPPTISRLTPLPAPPKSVGGTPASARRRGGVSPRGPPLSPWSRRVPRPNTVNVDSSQHLTDDECDGDTEATSGGSGEAAEAKDGEDLYMRLGLLLGEGATPPTSASRPPRAASSHTSFSSLSASSEVNTTASNNTSPVSTLNGSSEAELRLPGGRDPSVESMNSFISHGAVSSNASASPTTTPRRHSVTTSQPGQVEELSLFGRRRSSVRRSARNAHVKGPIDPKVRFASYRGAQLSLRPLFFEVPQQDPDPLFVGRAWLYREIEAHLTAEAPTNRGVIIIGSVGAGKTAAILQLVEYSCFGRKRDESIYQEPYSKNGGSLYGRMSLIPEGVKSLASRVVAYHFCQAENSVTCLVPDFVHSIAAQLCQAPQLHAYRDLLLAEPQTQGLLALPACVSDPSTALVKGILEPLHNLRRLGKVGADPLIIVVDGICEAEYHRPDHADTLASFLARHAVKLPSFIKLVVSVRTQLVDLTRLLPFHQISLDPDQRADPAADLAARDLCDYVGFRCMHSPTIRSNITVTQGKIEGGSSQHRFTQYVASQSKGSMLYIKLILDLVERGHLVMKSGSFKVLPQSLNEIFLLLFNLRFPSVRSFEKVQPILNVVLASLNPLTLPEIYHSVNAGLLYKFLSWEEFLNCFKVLNSFLVKRLDDTYMLFHPALREWLARRVEGESAKFVCDTRAGHANLALRMSRLEWPLDPEASLELGHHILKAHVYKNMARALPLSPRDLQALWLAQSSHNVSQALACTRNLYSPNTKVSRLLLLAGASPDYPSEHLHNSPILGVCAHQGHTEMVALLIEFGADVNQTNSEGVTALGLVSAQGHCDVVRLLVQAGASLTSKDRQNHTPMVQAAAAGHLNVVGYLLSCDWPGPNDLLRNQSHQALVAAASSGHSNVVEFLLDMAEVSVDGEDNVTGETALTVAAGAGHTAMVAALLRAGACITKVNSRGASPLTCAVRNGHYEVAKLLLSQGVAVESPDAAGRTPLMVAAAEGHLGLMELLISRGASIARTDREGLSPLGWACLRGHVHAVQYLADCSADLNHADKSGRTPLDLAAYQGDPIVVQFLLDRGSLIEHVDINGMRPLDRAISARNAAAVQCFLRRGAKLGPATWAMAAGKPNILVMLLNKLQEDGVALCRKGRLKEAAHRFSYALRKLPTGDQGEHTATFTHLRLHLTLNLSRCKRKMNEVEEAIQLADAALAIKKDSYEAFYARARAKREAKHLQEALEDVNEAVRLAPQTRDVRRVLIKIRDEMQSEIDTCASTDLAQLRQLAASVDTLSEADLPMTSSILSESGYSSNI
- the rols gene encoding protein TANC2 isoform X4 codes for the protein MDIYAKLREGGICPNCRMPFDKGKKRKLIDQCGHERCYSCLFKSETCPICALQAPPKKLQHSQSRSSLSPPAPGGTGRSKLLTNGTFTSYFKGVGDPGLPPERPSPSRSVSPRRNTHVSQAHTLSPLYASSSPIGVTHGTFTPSQNFICSPVGGSGRETSYGTPPTISRLTPLPAPPKSVGGTPASARRRGGVSPRGPPLSPWSRRVPRPNTVNVDSSQHLTALLSSADKKSSKNISLARRIKSLWSIDDECDGDTEATSGGSGEAAEAKDGEDLYMRLGLLLGEGATPPTSASRPPRAASSHTSFSSLSASSEVNTTASNNTSPVSTLNGSSEAELRLPGGRDPSVESMNSFISHGAVSSNASASPTTTPRRHSVTMRFASYRGAQLSLRPLFFEVPQQDPDPLFVGRAWLYREIEAHLTAEAPTNRGVIIIGSVGAGKTAAILQLVEYSCFGRKRDESIYQEPYSKNGGSLYGRMSLIPEGVKSLASRVVAYHFCQAENSVTCLVPDFVHSIAAQLCQAPQLHAYRDLLLAEPQTQGLLALPACVSDPSTALVKGILEPLHNLRRLGKVGADPLIIVVDGICEAEYHRPDHADTLASFLARHAVKLPSFIKLVVSVRTQLVDLTRLLPFHQISLDPDQRADPAADLAARDLCDYVGFRCMHSPTIRSNITVTQGKIEGGSSQHRFTQYVASQSKGSMLYIKLILDLVERGHLVMKSGSFKVLPQSLNEIFLLLFNLRFPSVRSFEKVQPILNVVLASLNPLTLPEIYHSVNAGLLYKFLSWEEFLNCFKVLNSFLVKRLDDTYMLFHPALREWLARRVEGESAKFVCDTRAGHANLALRMSRLEWPLDPEASLELGHHILKAHVYKNMARALPLSPRDLQALWLAQSSHNVSQALACTRNLYSPNTKVSRLLLLAGASPDYPSEHLHNSPILGVCAHQGHTEMVALLIEFGADVNQTNSEGVTALGLVSAQGHCDVVRLLVQAGASLTSKDRQNHTPMVQAAAAGHLNVVGYLLSCDWPGPNDLLRNQSHQALVAAASSGHSNVVEFLLDMAEVSVDGEDNVTGETALTVAAGAGHTAMVAALLRAGACITKVNSRGASPLTCAVRNGHYEVAKLLLSQGVAVESPDAAGRTPLMVAAAEGHLGLMELLISRGASIARTDREGLSPLGWACLRGHVHAVQYLADCSADLNHADKSGRTPLDLAAYQGDPIVVQFLLDRGSLIEHVDINGMRPLDRAISARNAAAVQCFLRRGAKLGPATWAMAAGKPNILVMLLNKLQEDGVALCRKGRLKEAAHRFSYALRKLPTGDQGEHTATFTHLRLHLTLNLSRCKRKMNEVEEAIQLADAALAIKKDSYEAFYARARAKREAKHLQEALEDVNEAVRLAPQTRDVRRVLIKIRDEMQSEIDTCASTDLAQLRQLAASVDTLSEADLPMTSSILSESGYSSNI